Proteins from one Homalodisca vitripennis isolate AUS2020 chromosome 3, UT_GWSS_2.1, whole genome shotgun sequence genomic window:
- the LOC124357566 gene encoding endocuticle structural glycoprotein SgAbd-1-like — MRTLVILVSCLCGLAMSQRRLAKPIPLGFNPNPYSPQYSPKPPAPTVPTQYDPEPAQQYDPSANSVAYSTPAPFSVAPRQNYDSNSVRNKDYVTPIPIIRFDKEQSIDGSYRASYETGNNIVAEETGFLKNVGVKDQEALVQHGSYSYTSPDGTVITVTYTADEGGFRAEGAHLPTPPPVPEEIQKSLDLIYENIRLQQEAAAKDPKLYKALQEQEEGFADNYPQNYR, encoded by the exons GTAATATTGGTGTCTTGTCTGTGTGGCTTGGCAATGAGCCAGAGGCGGTTAGCCAAACCCATCCCTCTAGGCTTCAACCCTAACCCCTACTCCCCTCAGTACAGTCCTAAACCACCTGCCCCTACGGTTCCTACTCAGTATGACCCAGAACCGGCTCAGCAGTACGATCCATCTGCCAACTCCGTGGCGTACTCTACTCCCGCGCCGTTCAGCGTGGCCCCCCGACAGAACTACGACAGCAACTCAGTCAGGAATAAGGACTACGTCACCCCCATCCCCATCATCAGATTTGACAAGGAACAAAGCATCGACGGCAGTTACCGTGCCAG CTATGAGACCGGAAACAACATTGTAGCAGAGGAAACAGGTTTCCTGAAGAACGTCGGGGTAAAGGACCAGGAGGCGCTGGTACAACACGGTAGCTACTCCTACACTTCCCCTGACGGTACAGTTATCACCGTCACCTACACTGCTGATGAGGGTGGCTTTAGAGCGGAGGGTGCGCATCTCCCCACACCTCCCCCCGTGCCTGAGGAGATACAGAAGTCGCTTGATCTCATCTATGAGAATATCAGGTTACAACAG GAAGCCGCAGCGAAAGATCCAAAACTCTACAAAGCACTTCAAGAGCAAGAAGAGGGATTCGCCGATAATTACCCTCAAAATTATAGATAG